Proteins found in one Pectobacterium atrosepticum genomic segment:
- a CDS encoding aminotransferase class IV, with the protein MQPTLSSQSSQAYLQDPRNNDVQVYVNGEFVHRDNAVVSIFDSGYVCGDGVWEGLRLVNGRLIALDAHLDRLFDGAASIQLDIGHSREALTAILYKTLAINGMTDGAHIRLMITRGKKHTPNQDPRFIIGGATIVCVAEYKVVDTAAKKRGLTLFTSTYRTSTPDVFDLRLNSHSRLNLIQALLQALQAGADEALMLDPHGFVASCNSTNFFIVRRGELWTSSGRYCFNGITRQTLIDLAHANGLTVKTQDFTLAEALTADEAFVTGTLAGITPVKALDGHLFSAEHRPITEKLSQWYEAYLHAQ; encoded by the coding sequence ATGCAACCGACGTTATCCAGCCAAAGCAGTCAGGCCTATTTGCAAGATCCGCGTAACAACGACGTACAGGTGTATGTGAATGGGGAATTTGTTCATCGCGACAACGCGGTGGTGTCGATCTTTGATTCCGGCTACGTGTGCGGTGACGGCGTATGGGAAGGATTGCGCTTGGTTAATGGCCGCCTGATTGCGCTGGATGCCCATCTGGATCGATTGTTTGACGGTGCTGCTTCAATCCAACTGGATATCGGCCATAGCCGAGAGGCGCTGACCGCTATTCTCTATAAAACGCTCGCCATCAACGGGATGACTGATGGCGCACATATTCGCCTGATGATTACCCGTGGGAAAAAGCATACGCCGAATCAGGATCCTCGCTTCATCATCGGTGGTGCAACCATCGTGTGCGTGGCGGAATACAAGGTCGTCGATACGGCGGCAAAAAAGCGCGGGCTGACGTTGTTTACGTCCACTTACCGCACCAGCACGCCTGACGTCTTCGATCTACGGCTCAATTCGCACAGCCGACTTAATCTTATTCAGGCGCTGCTACAGGCGTTGCAGGCCGGTGCAGACGAAGCGTTGATGCTGGATCCGCACGGTTTTGTCGCCAGCTGTAACTCCACCAACTTTTTTATCGTCCGCCGCGGTGAACTGTGGACGTCATCGGGGCGCTACTGCTTCAATGGCATTACCCGCCAGACCCTTATCGATCTCGCTCACGCCAACGGACTCACGGTCAAAACTCAGGATTTTACGCTGGCAGAAGCGCTTACCGCTGATGAAGCCTTTGTTACCGGCACGCTGGCAGGCATCACCCCAGTAAAAGCGCTGGATGGCCACTTGTTTAGCGCCGAACATCGCCCGATTACCGAAAAGCTTAGCCAGTGGTATGAGGCGTACCTGCACGCACAGTGA
- a CDS encoding alpha/beta fold hydrolase has translation MEATNTHDIQGLSARKTVEAYLAAFAEGKLDDIVSLLDDNVVWHIDGEPGVSTVGLLQGPGRVRRWLQNFPQNFRPLDFSISDIIAHNDSVLVLGRFRHTVLSTGNAVGSDMIIHFKVSGSKITRYQMFEDSALLSRAFDASDEWQLQQVRINGTLYRYRDIGEGPTLIFAHGLFANHEIFSAQFQVLSKSYRCIVLDMPGHGLSEYDPAGWKLDDLSRDLALMIQELSLGKVTFIGQSQGGMVAIRLAAHYPQLVSGLVLIGTSARAEFPERLQNWHRQRDILLTGSEHAREDLFKKIQGHINNEAWLQNNQGEAVRERRIMLSHNRTGLALALDAAVFERGDITELLADISAPTLIICGEQDTATPVELSQEIATLIADASILILAKTGHHPPTEAAQAVTAAIAEFLKLECSNHH, from the coding sequence ATGGAAGCAACAAATACGCATGATATACAGGGGCTGAGTGCAAGAAAGACGGTCGAGGCTTATCTGGCGGCATTTGCTGAAGGAAAGTTGGATGATATCGTCAGCCTGCTTGATGACAACGTCGTGTGGCATATCGATGGTGAGCCTGGGGTATCTACCGTTGGGCTGTTACAGGGGCCGGGGCGAGTCAGGCGCTGGCTGCAAAATTTCCCGCAGAACTTCAGGCCATTGGATTTTTCCATCAGTGACATCATTGCCCATAATGACAGCGTTCTGGTACTGGGGCGTTTTCGTCATACCGTACTGAGTACGGGAAATGCGGTTGGCAGCGATATGATCATTCACTTTAAGGTATCAGGGTCGAAAATCACCCGTTATCAAATGTTTGAAGATTCAGCTCTACTTAGCAGAGCTTTTGATGCCAGTGATGAATGGCAGCTTCAGCAGGTTAGAATTAATGGCACTCTGTATCGTTATCGCGATATTGGTGAAGGACCGACGCTTATTTTTGCTCACGGACTGTTCGCAAATCATGAAATTTTCTCTGCACAATTTCAGGTACTGAGTAAGTCGTATCGTTGTATTGTCTTGGACATGCCGGGACACGGCCTGAGCGAATACGATCCCGCTGGTTGGAAACTTGACGATCTGAGCAGGGATTTAGCGTTAATGATTCAGGAACTGTCACTCGGCAAAGTGACATTTATTGGACAGAGTCAGGGCGGAATGGTTGCCATCAGGCTTGCAGCCCATTATCCGCAACTGGTGTCCGGGTTGGTTCTGATCGGCACCAGTGCCAGAGCGGAATTTCCTGAACGTCTGCAAAACTGGCACAGGCAGCGTGACATTCTGCTCACCGGTTCAGAACATGCGCGTGAGGATTTATTCAAAAAAATTCAGGGTCATATCAATAATGAGGCGTGGTTGCAGAATAATCAGGGAGAGGCTGTCCGAGAGCGTCGTATTATGCTGTCTCACAATCGCACAGGATTAGCGCTTGCATTGGATGCAGCGGTTTTTGAGCGGGGTGATATAACGGAACTACTGGCTGACATCAGTGCTCCGACACTGATCATCTGTGGGGAACAGGACACTGCAACACCTGTTGAACTGAGTCAGGAAATAGCTACCCTGATCGCTGACGCGAGTATACTCATTTTGGCTAAAACAGGTCATCATCCTCCGACTGAAGCTGCGCAGGCAGTCACGGCTGCGATTGCAGAGTTCCTGAAATTGGAATGTTCTAATCATCACTAA
- a CDS encoding LysR family transcriptional regulator, whose protein sequence is MREISMDWNDLRFFLEVARTSSLTKTAIKLKVSQSTVSRRIGALESSLKTRLFLHHQTGYFLTDVGKEVLKYAEDVEGKVGTLEKKISGRDLAPAGIVRLATAVTLANHLIIPQLPRFMACYPEIILELVTGVNTVSVVRNDADIALRLVRPEQNSLKIRKVGVVASAVYGSETYVREHPAPEDNPIIGRNFITWDKSFSHLPSARWLNEHFPDMTSTLALTSLVTQIAAANAGLGLAVLPCFIAAQNSDLVEVIHTQRVFSEDLWLVSHTDLIASSRIRVVADFLMEIIAEAHLA, encoded by the coding sequence ATGCGTGAAATAAGCATGGACTGGAACGACTTACGCTTCTTTTTGGAAGTCGCGCGAACAAGCAGCCTCACCAAAACTGCCATTAAGCTGAAGGTCAGCCAGTCAACTGTATCAAGAAGGATTGGCGCACTTGAAAGCAGTTTAAAGACCCGCCTGTTCCTCCATCATCAGACCGGATATTTTCTTACTGATGTTGGCAAAGAAGTTCTCAAATATGCTGAAGATGTGGAAGGTAAAGTAGGAACACTGGAGAAAAAAATCTCTGGACGGGATCTGGCTCCTGCCGGAATAGTCCGCCTGGCTACAGCAGTGACGCTAGCAAACCACCTGATTATTCCTCAGCTACCCCGCTTCATGGCCTGTTATCCTGAAATCATTCTGGAGCTCGTCACGGGTGTAAATACCGTATCAGTAGTACGAAATGATGCCGATATTGCGCTGCGGCTTGTCCGTCCTGAACAGAATTCCTTAAAGATACGAAAGGTAGGTGTTGTGGCTTCTGCGGTGTACGGTTCAGAAACCTATGTCCGCGAGCATCCTGCGCCCGAAGATAACCCGATAATAGGCCGAAATTTTATCACATGGGACAAGTCGTTCAGTCATCTCCCCTCTGCCAGATGGCTCAATGAACACTTCCCTGACATGACGTCGACATTAGCCTTGACCAGCCTTGTAACACAGATTGCTGCAGCAAACGCTGGTTTAGGACTCGCAGTTTTACCCTGCTTCATTGCCGCGCAGAACAGCGACCTGGTGGAAGTCATCCATACCCAACGCGTGTTTTCTGAAGACCTCTGGTTGGTCAGTCATACCGACCTAATAGCATCTTCACGGATCAGGGTAGTGGCTGACTTTTTAATGGAAATTATCGCTGAAGCTCATCTGGCATGA
- a CDS encoding DUF3320 domain-containing protein yields MGIKAQVSIAHKLGFTSHQNAVPLLRELVLHNESEETFQDLTLHLRTAPAVLEEKKWNIDRLLPGTSLDIRDRDVKLNAEWLAELTESVLCEVTLSLRLGEEELFITHYPLEALAKNEWGGSAMIELLPSFIIPNDPAVDRVLKATSDVLRRAGKDDALNGYESKSRTRVWEITSALWTAVCNLNISYALPPASFEHNGQKIRTPGAILEGKVATCLDTTLLFASALEQLGLNSLLMLSEGHAFAGVWLQPQEFSQLVTEDVSAVRKRVDLKEMVVFETTLATRAHPPSFTQASDEALKHLNEDVFHAAIDSRRARMQKIRPLALGIIRLEDQPDSGEVNLHGFEEAPSLPDVDIDIETAGEKEAGGRLVQWQRKLLDLTTRNRLLHLPESAKGIRLICANPSHLEDKLAEGKRIRIVPLPDLESGGRDAELYQQLTNENLREEYAQLALERGEVVSSMEKYRLESSLIDLYRKSKSDLEEGGANTLFLAVGFLKWKKSADDPKSYSAPLILLPIQLDRKSALSGVTMRLLEEEPRFNLTLLELLHNDFALTINGLDGDLPTDESGVDVDGIWNMVRRAVRDIPGFEVTREVVIGTFSFAKYLMWKDLIDRAPQLMQSALVKYLIERGQDNAVLDESGEVINVEQLDDNINTQDLFLPLPADSSQIAAVVASAKGRDFVLDGPPGTGKSQTIANMIAHNLALGRRVLFVAEKKAALDVVYRRLEAQGLGEFCLELHSSKTSKMDFLKQLERAWDARDLLTTAEWQEEAAKVQHLRDKLNEVVRLLHLRWPNGLTLHQAMGTVIRDASSATPHFTWPASTLHSSAEMTQFREIVKRLKLNRDAWKQHSDHFDLITQADWTNGWQSSLIAEANALPITIDRLENATEELLKATGITLDSTEPERLSQLTSFCELLSEAYGIDLSFMFAPDATSRIESAHKAIHLLGEIEATKAHLSVTYLGNSWQHVNVPKIRNALEVADKKFWFFATSARKKVIGEVIRQHSLTSAPDLSVDLPIVETLQTLLQRLTELNSATTSLPGWVGLDTNSAQLQATLQLAESIRNMLGGFASSPQQLAGIRTAVKNLIIDANDLLGSQGVIPTLTRKLHTAITDFNDSQVRFCNLIKPSEDKPSLTALRDCALNILQHQSALKAWSDWSRVREEAISHGLQPVINALVHLDSGDVSAAEIFETAYCRWFASWMIDSEPLLHNFVPAEHMSDIEAYRTQTDRLAKLTVRYIRARLCGVIPAKNEVSKPGGFALLKHELQKSRRHKPVRQMAAEMGDAMAKLAPCMLMSPLSVAQFLPSDQALFDLVIFDEASQIAPWDAIGTMARGKQVVIAGDPRQMPPTSFFNRAANDTDDDTEEDMESILDECLAAGLYNHSLSWHYRSRHESLITFSNHRYYDSNLITFPASETKQSAVQWCKVAGVYSKGKGRHNQAEAEAIVAETVKRLTDKDFIASGRSIGIITLNTEQQKLVSDLLDRARQQHPEIEPFFQSELEEPVVVKNLETVQGDERDLIMLCIGYGPTEPGANTMSMNFGPLNREGGWRRLNVAVTRARQEMMVFSSFDPSFIDLNRTSARAVADLKYFIEFAQRGPVALAQAVRGSVGGYDSPFEEAVANGLRKKGWHVVPQIGVSRFRIDLGIVHPDKPGDYLVGVECDGATYHSAATARDRDKVRSAILQGLGWKLLRLWSTEWWIDKEGALDRLDTAIRRLLEESRTAEATLIAEAEKQKQITPIIDPVTDDVSEDILVSDTTPVANDEEISASVTPISPLPGEVIEDGDVTEFKYASLASQDDDKPAHAGKYIVNDLQEWHGRADAEQFYTAEYDETLKTLIEAVVTSESPLLDTTLVQRIARIHGFTRAGRLIRERVMDIVDQHYHLATDLSGEDFVWLSAAQRADWNTFRLPATDNDIRQVDAIPCEELRALALSIEGDNKIQQMTRSLWIRRLTSQAKQRLESILEVV; encoded by the coding sequence ATGGGTATAAAAGCGCAGGTGAGTATCGCGCACAAGCTGGGGTTCACATCACACCAGAATGCTGTTCCGCTGTTACGTGAGCTTGTCTTGCATAATGAGTCCGAAGAGACATTTCAGGATCTGACGCTGCATCTGCGGACCGCGCCCGCCGTGCTCGAAGAAAAAAAATGGAATATCGACCGCCTGCTTCCCGGTACTTCATTGGATATCAGGGATCGGGATGTCAAACTTAATGCCGAATGGCTTGCCGAACTGACCGAGAGCGTACTCTGTGAAGTCACTTTGAGTTTGCGCCTAGGTGAGGAAGAACTCTTTATTACCCATTACCCGCTTGAAGCACTGGCGAAAAATGAATGGGGCGGCAGTGCAATGATTGAATTGCTACCTTCATTTATTATTCCTAATGATCCAGCAGTGGATCGTGTACTCAAGGCCACCTCTGATGTTCTTCGCCGGGCAGGCAAGGATGACGCTCTTAATGGCTATGAAAGCAAGTCCAGAACTCGTGTCTGGGAAATTACCTCAGCTCTCTGGACTGCTGTCTGCAACCTTAATATCAGTTATGCCCTTCCCCCAGCCAGTTTTGAACACAATGGACAGAAAATTCGCACGCCAGGCGCCATTCTGGAAGGAAAAGTCGCAACCTGTCTGGATACAACCTTATTATTTGCTTCCGCGCTGGAACAGCTTGGTCTGAATTCATTGCTAATGCTCAGCGAAGGTCATGCGTTTGCCGGCGTCTGGTTACAACCGCAGGAGTTTTCGCAGCTAGTGACAGAAGATGTCTCAGCGGTGCGCAAACGTGTCGACCTGAAAGAAATGGTCGTATTTGAGACAACACTCGCGACCCGAGCTCACCCGCCTTCATTTACACAGGCATCTGATGAAGCGTTAAAGCATCTTAACGAAGATGTTTTTCACGCAGCCATTGATTCCCGTCGCGCGCGGATGCAGAAAATTCGGCCACTGGCTCTGGGTATCATCCGCCTTGAAGACCAGCCGGATTCCGGCGAGGTTAATTTGCATGGGTTTGAGGAAGCTCCCTCTCTCCCTGATGTTGACATCGATATTGAGACGGCTGGTGAGAAAGAAGCCGGGGGCCGGCTGGTACAGTGGCAACGAAAACTTCTGGACTTAACCACACGGAACCGCCTGTTACATCTTCCTGAAAGCGCTAAGGGCATTCGTTTGATTTGTGCGAATCCGAGCCATCTTGAAGATAAACTGGCTGAAGGGAAACGCATTCGCATTGTCCCGCTCCCTGATCTCGAGAGTGGCGGTCGCGATGCCGAACTTTATCAGCAGCTTACAAACGAGAACCTGCGCGAAGAATACGCACAGCTTGCGCTGGAACGCGGTGAAGTTGTCTCCTCAATGGAAAAATACCGCCTGGAGTCATCCCTTATCGATCTCTATCGAAAATCGAAAAGTGATCTTGAGGAAGGTGGCGCCAACACCCTTTTCCTCGCTGTTGGCTTTCTTAAATGGAAAAAATCCGCTGATGACCCCAAAAGTTACTCCGCCCCACTGATACTGCTGCCGATTCAGCTTGACCGTAAAAGTGCGCTTTCGGGCGTGACCATGCGTTTGCTTGAAGAAGAGCCTCGCTTCAACCTTACACTGCTTGAGCTGCTACATAATGACTTTGCTCTGACAATCAATGGCCTCGATGGCGATCTTCCGACTGATGAAAGTGGCGTTGATGTGGATGGCATCTGGAATATGGTACGGCGCGCTGTGCGCGATATTCCCGGTTTCGAAGTCACCCGTGAAGTTGTGATTGGCACCTTCTCTTTTGCCAAATATCTGATGTGGAAAGATCTCATCGATCGTGCACCGCAGCTTATGCAAAGTGCGCTGGTAAAGTATCTCATTGAACGCGGCCAGGACAATGCCGTTCTGGATGAGAGCGGGGAAGTCATCAACGTTGAGCAACTCGATGATAACATCAATACGCAGGACCTTTTCCTGCCGTTGCCAGCCGATTCCTCGCAAATCGCCGCCGTTGTAGCCTCTGCAAAAGGCAGGGATTTTGTTCTGGATGGACCACCCGGCACTGGGAAGTCGCAAACCATAGCCAACATGATTGCACATAATCTTGCGCTGGGCAGGCGTGTACTGTTTGTGGCTGAGAAGAAAGCGGCACTGGATGTGGTCTACCGCAGGCTCGAGGCTCAAGGTCTCGGTGAATTTTGTCTGGAATTGCACTCGAGCAAAACGTCCAAGATGGATTTTCTCAAACAGCTTGAGCGGGCATGGGATGCACGTGATCTACTGACCACCGCAGAGTGGCAGGAAGAAGCGGCCAAGGTGCAGCACCTGCGTGACAAACTCAATGAGGTTGTCCGTTTGCTACATCTGCGCTGGCCAAATGGCTTAACGCTCCATCAGGCAATGGGCACGGTTATCAGGGATGCCAGTAGCGCCACACCGCACTTTACTTGGCCTGCATCGACTTTGCATTCTTCTGCAGAGATGACGCAGTTCAGAGAGATAGTAAAACGGCTTAAGCTGAACCGTGATGCCTGGAAACAGCACAGTGACCATTTTGACCTCATCACCCAGGCTGATTGGACAAATGGATGGCAATCCTCTCTTATTGCTGAAGCAAACGCATTGCCAATAACTATTGATCGTCTTGAAAACGCCACCGAGGAATTACTTAAAGCGACGGGAATCACTCTGGACTCTACCGAACCGGAGAGACTATCGCAGTTAACTTCATTCTGTGAATTATTGTCGGAAGCTTACGGCATTGATCTGAGCTTCATGTTCGCACCGGATGCCACGAGCCGTATTGAATCAGCTCATAAAGCCATTCACCTCCTAGGTGAGATCGAAGCAACAAAGGCTCATCTGTCCGTTACCTATCTCGGTAACAGCTGGCAGCACGTTAATGTTCCGAAGATCAGAAACGCACTTGAAGTCGCTGACAAAAAATTCTGGTTCTTTGCGACCAGTGCCCGCAAGAAAGTGATTGGTGAAGTTATCCGGCAACACTCGCTGACTTCAGCTCCCGACTTATCCGTTGACCTCCCCATTGTTGAAACTCTGCAGACATTACTGCAACGCCTAACTGAGCTTAATTCTGCCACTACATCCCTGCCGGGATGGGTTGGTCTGGATACCAACTCTGCGCAATTGCAGGCCACCCTGCAACTCGCCGAATCTATCCGTAATATGCTAGGTGGTTTTGCTTCTTCGCCACAGCAGCTGGCCGGGATCCGCACTGCGGTAAAAAACCTGATTATTGATGCCAACGACCTTCTCGGTTCACAGGGTGTGATCCCCACCCTGACCCGGAAACTGCACACAGCTATTACCGATTTCAATGATTCGCAGGTTCGCTTCTGCAATCTGATAAAACCATCTGAGGACAAACCTTCGCTCACGGCTCTGCGTGACTGCGCACTCAATATCCTGCAACATCAGTCCGCTCTTAAAGCCTGGAGTGACTGGAGCCGTGTGCGTGAAGAAGCTATTTCTCATGGCCTGCAGCCCGTGATAAACGCGCTGGTCCATCTTGACTCAGGAGACGTAAGCGCCGCAGAGATATTTGAAACTGCCTATTGCCGCTGGTTTGCATCCTGGATGATCGATTCAGAGCCGCTGCTGCACAATTTTGTGCCGGCTGAGCATATGAGTGATATTGAGGCTTACCGTACGCAAACCGATCGTCTGGCCAAACTGACAGTGCGCTACATACGTGCCCGTTTATGTGGCGTCATTCCTGCAAAAAATGAGGTCAGTAAGCCGGGGGGGTTTGCCCTGCTCAAACATGAGCTACAGAAGTCCCGTCGTCATAAGCCGGTACGCCAGATGGCAGCGGAAATGGGCGATGCCATGGCCAAACTTGCTCCTTGCATGCTGATGAGTCCGCTTTCAGTCGCCCAGTTCCTGCCCTCGGACCAGGCCTTGTTTGACCTGGTAATTTTCGATGAAGCATCACAGATTGCTCCGTGGGATGCTATCGGCACTATGGCGCGAGGAAAACAGGTGGTAATCGCCGGCGATCCACGCCAGATGCCGCCTACCAGCTTCTTTAATCGTGCGGCTAATGACACAGACGATGATACTGAAGAAGATATGGAAAGCATTCTGGATGAGTGTCTGGCTGCCGGCCTGTATAACCACAGCCTGAGCTGGCATTACCGGAGCCGTCATGAAAGCCTGATCACCTTCTCTAACCATCGTTACTATGACAGTAATCTGATTACTTTCCCTGCTTCGGAAACAAAGCAAAGCGCGGTTCAATGGTGCAAGGTCGCAGGCGTCTACTCTAAAGGCAAAGGACGTCATAATCAGGCCGAGGCAGAAGCAATTGTTGCTGAAACGGTGAAGCGACTGACTGATAAAGACTTCATTGCGTCAGGCAGATCGATAGGCATTATCACTCTGAATACCGAACAGCAGAAACTGGTCAGCGATCTTCTGGACCGAGCCAGACAACAACATCCTGAAATTGAACCTTTCTTCCAGTCTGAACTGGAAGAACCTGTTGTGGTTAAAAACCTCGAAACGGTTCAGGGGGATGAGCGCGATTTGATCATGCTCTGTATTGGGTACGGCCCGACTGAGCCAGGCGCAAATACGATGTCGATGAATTTTGGGCCTCTAAATCGTGAGGGAGGCTGGCGCCGGCTGAATGTTGCCGTCACGCGCGCGCGACAGGAAATGATGGTCTTCAGCTCGTTCGACCCTTCCTTTATCGACCTTAATCGTACCAGCGCACGCGCGGTTGCTGACCTCAAATATTTCATTGAATTCGCACAGCGCGGCCCTGTGGCTCTTGCCCAGGCAGTACGTGGATCTGTAGGCGGTTATGACTCACCATTTGAAGAAGCGGTGGCAAATGGCCTGAGAAAAAAGGGTTGGCATGTTGTCCCACAAATTGGCGTATCCCGTTTCCGTATTGATTTGGGGATCGTTCATCCGGATAAGCCTGGCGACTATCTTGTCGGTGTTGAATGTGACGGCGCCACTTACCATAGCGCAGCAACAGCACGCGATCGCGATAAAGTCCGCAGCGCCATCCTGCAGGGCCTGGGCTGGAAATTACTGCGCCTCTGGTCAACAGAATGGTGGATTGATAAAGAAGGTGCACTTGACAGGCTGGATACAGCAATACGTCGCCTGCTTGAAGAATCCAGAACAGCGGAAGCCACACTGATTGCAGAAGCAGAAAAACAAAAGCAGATTACGCCAATCATCGATCCCGTAACCGATGATGTCAGTGAAGACATACTGGTTTCTGACACTACACCTGTCGCTAATGATGAGGAAATATCTGCTTCAGTAACCCCTATCAGCCCGCTTCCTGGCGAAGTAATTGAAGATGGTGATGTCACTGAGTTCAAGTATGCATCTTTAGCTTCTCAGGACGACGACAAGCCAGCACATGCCGGTAAGTATATCGTCAACGATCTTCAGGAATGGCACGGCAGGGCAGATGCAGAACAATTCTATACAGCTGAATATGATGAGACACTTAAAACGCTCATTGAAGCGGTGGTGACAAGTGAATCACCCCTTCTGGATACTACGCTTGTTCAACGCATCGCACGTATACATGGCTTCACTCGCGCCGGCAGGTTGATACGTGAACGCGTAATGGATATTGTGGATCAACACTATCACCTTGCAACAGATCTCTCGGGTGAAGACTTCGTCTGGCTGTCTGCAGCGCAACGCGCTGACTGGAATACGTTTCGTTTGCCTGCCACGGATAACGATATTCGCCAGGTTGACGCGATCCCCTGCGAGGAATTACGCGCATTGGCTCTGAGTATTGAAGGTGACAATAAGATACAGCAAATGACCCGGTCGCTTTGGATTAGACGCCTGACCAGTCAAGCAAAACAAAGGCTTGAATCAATACTTGAAGTTGTTTGA